The Streptomyces sp. NBC_01268 genome window below encodes:
- a CDS encoding CBM96 family carbohydrate-binding protein, with amino-acid sequence MPSRKVTMVALVGTLALGTVATTALTGLAPTAAAAGTTFTATADTYVDSQNATTNYGASQQLGVDNSPVKQLLLRFDVSGLTQPVTGAKLRIHVDDVSGAEASVGGTFRAMSNTTWPETSVTYNNRPAIDGATLGTLGAVARNTWYEVDVTSYVKGNGTFSIGVTSSSSNGADYDSRETGATAPQLVIETGSTPTPTPTTPTPTSTTTPPAGDPVLVGAGDIATSGSGDTATANLLDNISGTVFTVGDNAYPNGTASDFSTYYEPTWGRHKGRTKPAPGNHDYNTSGASAYYSYFGANAGPTGRGYYSYDLGDWHVVSLNSETSMAVGSAQEKWLRADLAASTKQCTVAYWHKPRWTSSSSHAPDPATGPLVQALYDYNAEVILTGHNHQYERFAPQNPSGQLDTARGLRQFVAGMGGADLYGFGTVQPNSEARNNDTFGVLKLTLHAQSYDWQFVPQAGKTYNDSGTGSCH; translated from the coding sequence ATGCCCAGTCGGAAGGTCACCATGGTGGCCCTCGTCGGCACCCTCGCCCTAGGTACCGTGGCCACCACGGCCCTGACCGGTCTCGCGCCCACGGCCGCCGCCGCGGGCACCACGTTCACCGCGACGGCGGACACGTACGTCGACAGCCAGAACGCCACCACGAACTACGGCGCCTCGCAGCAGCTCGGCGTGGACAACAGCCCCGTCAAGCAGCTGCTGCTGCGCTTCGACGTGTCCGGCCTCACCCAGCCGGTGACGGGTGCGAAGCTCCGGATCCACGTCGACGACGTGTCCGGCGCGGAGGCATCGGTCGGTGGCACGTTCCGCGCGATGTCGAACACCACGTGGCCCGAGACCTCGGTCACCTACAACAACCGGCCCGCCATCGACGGTGCCACGCTCGGCACCCTCGGCGCGGTCGCCCGCAACACCTGGTACGAGGTCGACGTCACCTCCTACGTGAAGGGCAACGGCACCTTCTCCATCGGCGTCACGTCGTCCAGCAGCAACGGCGCCGACTACGACTCGCGGGAGACCGGTGCCACCGCTCCGCAGCTGGTGATCGAGACGGGCAGCACGCCCACCCCGACGCCGACCACCCCGACGCCCACCTCCACCACCACGCCGCCGGCCGGCGACCCGGTGCTCGTCGGCGCGGGCGACATCGCCACCTCGGGCTCCGGGGACACCGCGACCGCGAACCTGCTCGACAACATCTCCGGCACGGTCTTCACGGTCGGCGACAACGCCTACCCCAACGGCACGGCCTCGGACTTCTCCACGTACTACGAGCCGACCTGGGGCCGCCACAAGGGCCGCACGAAGCCGGCACCGGGCAACCACGACTACAACACGTCCGGCGCGTCCGCGTACTACAGCTACTTCGGTGCCAACGCGGGCCCGACGGGCCGGGGCTACTACTCCTACGACCTGGGCGACTGGCACGTGGTCTCGCTGAACTCGGAGACCTCCATGGCCGTCGGCTCGGCCCAGGAGAAGTGGCTGCGCGCCGACCTCGCCGCCAGCACCAAGCAGTGCACGGTGGCCTACTGGCACAAGCCGCGCTGGACCTCGAGCTCCAGCCACGCCCCCGACCCGGCGACGGGTCCGCTGGTCCAGGCGCTGTACGACTACAACGCCGAGGTCATCCTGACCGGGCACAACCACCAGTACGAGCGCTTCGCCCCGCAGAACCCGAGCGGACAGCTTGACACCGCCCGCGGCCTGCGGCAGTTCGTCGCCGGCATGGGCGGCGCCGACCTCTACGGCTTCGGCACCGTCCAGCCCAACAGCGAGGCCCGCAACAACGACACCTTCGGCGTCCTGAAGCTGACCCTGCACGCGCAGAGCTACGACTGGCAGTTCGTGCCGCAGGCAGGCAAGACGTACAACGACAGCGGCACGGGCTCCTGCCACTGA
- a CDS encoding alpha/beta hydrolase, which produces MVLRAGRTTSLLTTGAATAVLAALTPATALAAQEPLQEYGRQQLRWERCAEDQPTSLECTTVKVPLDYGDPHGRSIGIAVSRVKTGSTAKRRGVLLMNPGGPGGPGLTMPAEMAPLLAEEVRDRFDLIGFDPRGVGRSAPVNCGLAADEQGLDHPYSAGTFGQDVARARSVADKCWAKAGDLLPHLTTRNTARDMDVIRAALGERQISYLGHSYGTYLGAVYTQMFARRADRFVLDSALDPTLVWRGVQRGTTGAAELAFTRWTEWAAARDATYGLGATPQAVRAAFWELVASADRTPVVLEGRPFDGDAIRAQYRAFVQVEAVTPFIVALKAAAAGAEAPAGASTSVPAAAEAATEGPDVDNVVSVAWAVLCGEGRSWPRDPEQYRRDAIRDRAARPLAGDFGANVQPCAFWKSAPREAATMVDNDVDALIVQNEWDPQTPLAMAKGMRRALHGARMVTVAGGEGHGVLVTGRPSCADADVTRYLTTGRLPAKDRTCS; this is translated from the coding sequence ATGGTGCTGCGAGCTGGACGAACGACTTCCCTCCTGACGACCGGGGCGGCGACGGCCGTGTTGGCGGCGCTCACGCCGGCGACCGCGCTCGCGGCCCAGGAGCCGCTCCAGGAGTACGGACGGCAGCAACTGCGCTGGGAGCGCTGCGCGGAGGACCAGCCGACGTCGTTGGAGTGCACGACGGTGAAGGTGCCGCTGGACTACGGCGATCCGCACGGGCGGAGCATCGGGATCGCGGTGTCGCGGGTGAAGACGGGGAGTACGGCGAAGCGGCGCGGTGTGCTGCTGATGAACCCCGGCGGTCCAGGCGGTCCGGGGCTGACCATGCCGGCCGAAATGGCGCCGCTGCTGGCCGAGGAGGTGCGTGACCGCTTCGACCTGATCGGCTTCGACCCGCGCGGCGTCGGACGCAGCGCGCCGGTCAACTGCGGTCTGGCGGCGGACGAGCAGGGCCTCGACCACCCCTACTCGGCCGGGACGTTCGGGCAGGACGTGGCCCGGGCCCGGAGCGTGGCGGACAAGTGCTGGGCCAAGGCCGGGGACCTGCTGCCGCACCTCACCACCCGGAACACGGCGCGGGACATGGACGTGATCCGGGCCGCGCTGGGGGAGCGGCAGATCTCCTACTTGGGGCACTCGTACGGTACTTACCTGGGTGCGGTCTACACCCAGATGTTCGCCCGCCGGGCGGACCGTTTCGTGCTCGACAGCGCGCTCGACCCGACTCTGGTCTGGCGGGGCGTGCAGCGCGGGACGACCGGGGCGGCCGAACTCGCCTTCACCCGCTGGACGGAGTGGGCCGCGGCGCGCGACGCGACGTACGGGCTGGGGGCGACCCCGCAGGCGGTGCGCGCGGCGTTCTGGGAGCTGGTCGCGAGTGCTGACCGCACACCGGTCGTGCTGGAAGGCCGGCCGTTCGACGGTGACGCGATCCGGGCACAGTACCGGGCCTTCGTCCAGGTCGAGGCCGTCACGCCGTTCATCGTCGCGCTCAAGGCCGCGGCGGCGGGCGCCGAGGCCCCGGCCGGGGCGAGCACCTCCGTGCCTGCGGCGGCCGAGGCGGCGACCGAAGGGCCGGACGTGGACAACGTGGTGTCGGTCGCCTGGGCTGTCCTGTGCGGCGAGGGCCGGAGCTGGCCGCGCGATCCCGAGCAGTACCGCCGCGACGCGATCCGGGACCGCGCCGCCCGCCCCCTGGCGGGCGACTTCGGCGCCAACGTCCAGCCCTGTGCGTTCTGGAAGTCCGCTCCGCGTGAGGCGGCCACGATGGTGGACAACGACGTCGACGCGCTGATCGTGCAGAACGAGTGGGACCCGCAGACGCCGTTGGCGATGGCCAAGGGCATGCGGCGCGCCCTGCACGGCGCCCGCATGGTGACGGTCGCGGGCGGTGAGGGCCACGGGGTGCTGGTGACCGGCCGCCCGTCCTGCGCCGACGCCGACGTCACCCGCTACCTGACGACGGGGCGGCTCCCCGCGAAGGACCGCACCTGCAGCTGA
- a CDS encoding FAD-dependent oxidoreductase produces MRHRIAVVGSGPGGLTLARVLHRHGHPVTVLERDPAPDARPPGGTLDLHEGMGQLALNKAGLLTEFQALSRPEGQAMRILDPNGTVLRDWQPRPDDRANPEIDRGQLRDLLLGPLDVQWGRDVTEVVPGTRDGVAVHFADGQQETFDLVVGADGAWSRTRPAVSPVTPHYTGVTYVETSLDDIDTHHPDLSRLIGDGSLAVYGVNRALVAQRNSGGHAKVYAQFRAPLNWHANLDLADAEAVRQSLLALFDGWAAPVLELLRHGSAFVHRPLYVLPVSHTWTNVPGVTLLGDAAHLMPPLGAGANLAMLEGAELAESIATGPGDLNEAVRAFEERMWARAGRWSEITTAGLERLVSADPAQALALFDEVQPS; encoded by the coding sequence ATGAGACATCGTATCGCTGTGGTCGGGAGCGGCCCCGGAGGCCTTACCCTCGCCCGTGTCCTGCACCGCCACGGGCACCCCGTCACCGTCCTCGAACGCGACCCCGCCCCCGACGCCCGTCCCCCGGGCGGCACGCTGGACCTGCACGAAGGGATGGGCCAGCTCGCGCTGAACAAGGCTGGGTTGCTGACAGAGTTCCAGGCGCTGTCCCGCCCCGAGGGGCAAGCCATGCGCATCCTCGACCCGAACGGCACCGTCCTGCGCGACTGGCAACCGCGACCTGATGACCGGGCCAATCCCGAGATCGACCGCGGGCAGCTCCGCGACCTGCTCCTCGGCCCTCTCGACGTCCAGTGGGGCCGGGACGTCACGGAGGTAGTGCCGGGAACCCGGGACGGCGTAGCGGTCCACTTCGCGGACGGGCAACAGGAGACGTTCGACCTCGTGGTCGGCGCGGACGGCGCCTGGTCCCGGACACGCCCGGCAGTCTCCCCTGTGACACCGCACTACACCGGCGTCACCTACGTCGAAACCTCCCTCGACGACATCGACACCCACCACCCCGACCTCTCCCGGCTCATCGGCGACGGTTCCTTGGCCGTGTACGGCGTGAACCGAGCCCTCGTCGCCCAGCGCAACAGCGGCGGCCACGCCAAGGTGTACGCCCAGTTCCGCGCGCCGCTGAACTGGCACGCGAACCTGGACCTGGCCGACGCCGAGGCCGTGCGCCAGAGCCTTCTGGCCCTGTTCGACGGCTGGGCCGCTCCGGTCCTCGAGCTCCTCCGCCACGGCAGCGCTTTCGTCCACCGCCCCCTCTACGTCCTGCCCGTGTCCCACACCTGGACCAACGTCCCCGGGGTGACGCTCCTGGGCGACGCCGCCCACCTCATGCCCCCTCTGGGAGCGGGCGCGAACCTCGCGATGCTGGAAGGCGCCGAACTCGCCGAGTCCATCGCCACCGGCCCTGGAGACCTGAACGAGGCCGTCCGCGCCTTCGAGGAACGGATGTGGGCACGGGCGGGCAGGTGGTCGGAGATCACGACGGCCGGTCTGGAACGCCTCGTCAGCGCGGACCCCGCACAAGCCCTCGCCCTTTTCGATGAAGTGCAGCCATCCTGA